A segment of the Cetobacterium somerae ATCC BAA-474 genome:
AATTTTTTTGGACATTTTGTCTCCCCCTTGTTATTTTAATAAATATTGCTTAATGTTTTAACTATTTTTATATGAATTTTTTACAAAATGAATGCATTTTTTTGCAGATTCAATATTGGAATTTTCCAATAAGATATCAATCTTTAAATTATATTTTTTGATACATTTCATTAAAGTATCTATATCAAAATTTCCTTGTCCAATAGGAACAATTTTAAAAATATTGTTTTCTACTTTAAAATCTTTTAAGTGAATTATTGCAATTTTATCAGCAAAAAGTTCGAAAGATTTTTCTATTATTTCCTTTTGGTTGTGAAAATTAGTTATATTTAAAAAATTAACAGGATCAAATATAACTTTTAAATGATTAGATACAATAGTTTTTAAAGCTAGATTCATTTTTTCAGGAGTCGATATAATATCTTTTGAAACTCCTTCTATAGCAACTAAAGTTTGAGTTTTTTCAGCATGTTTAACTATTTTTTTTAGAGTATCTAGAAAAATATCAAAAGCCTCCTGAGTATCGTTTAATGGTGTGTATGTATAGTCTGTAGTTAAGCAACCAGTTTCAGTTCCAACGATACACCCAGGAAAGTTTTTAGAGAAATCCAAATGATATTTAAACTTTTCAATCTCCTGATGTCTTATATTGTCATCAGGATTTCCCATATTTATGTAACATCCTAAAACGGATAGATTAATATCTTTATTTTCTAAATTATTTTTTAAATATTGAGACAACTCACTATTTAAATTTTCTTTTGAAATATTAAAATCAATAAAAGATTTTCCAAGAGCCAATTGTATGCACTGACCATCTAAAGTTTTAATAGTATTTAATAGTTTTGGAAAGTCTATTAAAGAGTACTTACCCATGTCGTGAGCTCTAATTCCTATTTTAATCATAAGTATTTCTCCTAAGTTGTTTTTTTATAAATTACATTTTATCATACACTGAATCGCCTTCAATATGCTCGCCATGAATATATCCCCCATTACTAATATATTTTGGGATAGAATTAGATTTACCTTTTAAAGTTGCATCTAAAGTTACTAAAGCAAAAGCTTCGGGGGAATCAATTCTTGAGTTTAAATATCTTGCATCTTCTACAAAATAACCATTTTTAAATTTAGTATTAACTATATTATCTCCAATAACTTTTGCCATTTTTAAATAGCTATCATTTTTTGTAATCTCATATAAATCAGTCATTAGTAGTAATGCGTAAGGTGACGAATTTTTAGTTTTGAAATCTAATTTAATGTTTTGACCATTAGTTGTTCCAATATCACCAAGAGAAAAAGTTTTATCACTCATTACTCTAGCAAGATTCCAAAGATCAATATCTTTAGATACTTCATAAGATCTGATAAGGGCGATAGCATATTCTTCAGTGGCAGGCTTTGTTTTTGTTAATTTACTCCCCTTTTTTCCATAATATCCGTCTCTAATTAAAGTATAGTTAGTTAAATCAGTTCCATCATTCCAAACAGGTTTAATTTCGCCAGTCTCATAATCAAAAGATATTTTATAGAAGTTTTTAAGAGTATTTATTGACCAGTTTAAAAGTTCTTTATCACCAGTTTTTTTATAAATTTCAGTTAAAATTAAGGCGTTATCTACTATAATAGCCTTTGCATTTCCTTTAAATAATGCATTTCCTTCTTTTGCAATATCTCCAAACTCTGGTCCAAATTGTCTATAGGCTCGATCACCGTATTTAGAGTTAGTATCAGAATCTGATTTAGGTGGCCATTCTCTTTTCTTAGGTGATGAAAATTGATATACAGGAGCTCCAGTTTTAGGATTTTTTGCAAGTTCATATTGTTTTAAAAGTGTTTTCGCCCAGTTAGTCATATCAGGATTATTTTCAAAACTATTTAAAATAAAAGCTGAATACACTAAATCAGAACCAGCATTAATAAATGTTAATCCTTTTGTTTCTGGGAGTATAGGTAGATTTTCAGTGATTACAATATCTATTGGGGTATTATTTTTAAAGATATTTGTATCTAATTTTTTATTATAACTTCCGTGTCTTCCCATATCTAAAGTTTCCCAATCTTCAATATGACCATTCCAAAAAGCAGTAACATAATTTTTAGTATTTATTGGATTTACTTCATATAAGAATTCGTAATATGGAAAATGATTTTTTAATTCGTGAACTTGATTTTTATCTTGAGGCCCCTCTAATTTAAGAGTATCTAAGTTGATAAATCTATGACCTCCCCAATAGTAAAGTCCATTTTTATCAGTAAAGTTATCTAAAAAATAGTTTGTTGTATCAAGTGCAGTATTTTTATATTGTGAGTCTCCTGTAACCTCAGATAAAATAACTAGAGTTCTTAAAAAATTTTGCTGGTTTGCAAAGTTAGAGATTTTAACTTTTTCTCCGTTGGGATAAATCCATTCGACAGGTTTTTCTGTTATAGTATTGATACCGTCAGCTAAAAGTGGTGTTGGATTAACCTTACTTTGACCATTAGTAATTATATTTTTATAAAAAATTTTAACAGTTTCAAGTCGAGCTTTATCATTTTCAGTGTAATCTACTTTTCCTAGGGCTAAAGTTGTTAGCCCTAAAAAAAGTGAAAGTTTGAAGGTTTTGTTCATATATTCCCCCTAGTTATTCTCTTTTAAAAACTCATTTGTTACATTAATAATTTGATTAGAAGCATCTTCAGGTGAAAGCTGTTTATAACCTAATTTATCTATAATATCTTTTAAAGCTACATGTAACTGCTTATGTTCAAATAGAGGATGTATACCTTTACCAGCAAAATCAATAACTTTATTGTTAGCTTCTAAAATGAATGAATCCAAAAGGTTATTTTCTTTTAAAGTAGTAACAGCAGAAGTATTAGCTGGAATTCCTCTAGACACTCCAAGAATTTTAACAGCTTCAGGATCAGATATTAAAAAATTAAGTAATTCAGCCGTTTCTTTTGGATATTTAGTATTTTTATTAATTGCAAAAGCCATAGACACTTTTGAAAACCCAGATTTGTGGAGTCCGAAATCTTTTGGGTACTCACCAACAACAAGTTCTTGTCCTTCTTCTAAAGAATCTCTCCATTTTAAAGAAGCGCTATCCCATTCATAAGTTCCACCAAATTTTCCAACAATCCAAGATGGATGTTGATCAAGTTGAATATTTCCAGCGGCAGCTCGATCTTCTAAAGAAGGAATGGTTTTAGTATTAACTAAATTTAAGTAAAAATCAGCAGCATTTTTTAGCTCTTGTTGACTATAAGCCACTTTATTATTGACAATAAATGGTTTTCCAGTTTCTTGCTCTAGTTTATAAAGCATAAGAAGAAGAGCACCATAGTAATCAGATTCAAATCCAAAGTAATCAGGACCAAGCTTCTCTTTCATTATCTGAGTAGAAGTAACAATATCTTGGAAACTTTTAGGAAGAGGTAAGCCAACTTTATCGTAAGTTGTTTTATTGTACAGAAAGACTCTTCCGGCAACTCCATAAGGAATAGCATTTAATTTATTATTAATAACACATTGTTCTAAAATATTTTTATCATATTGATTCAAATCAAGGGTAGTAGATAAATCATTTAGGTTATAAAAACCATCTCCATTTTTAGAAAAAATATTTATCCAGTTCCAGTTAATTTGTATAAGATCAGCGGCCATATCACCAGCCATTTGAGTAGTGATTTTTTCTTGCCATCCTTGCCATCCACCATATTCTGATTTAATTTTTATATTAGGGTATTTTTCTTCAAAAAGTTTTAAAGCTTCTATAGTTTTTTTGTGCCTATCATCCCCACCCCACCACGAAACTCTTAATGTTATATTTTGGTTACTTGGAGTTGAAGAGGATATATTTTCTTTATCTTTGTTACATGCTGTGAAAATAGATAATGCAGTTAATGATAGAAAAAAGACTTTTTTATAACTCATAGATATTCTCCCTATAATATATTTTTATTGGTTTTGAGATAAAAATTCATTAGTGATAGATATGATTGATTTAGCTGTTTGTTCAGCATTTGCTTGACCATATCCAAAAGTTTCGATTGCACCTCTTAGATCTGTATTTAATTTTTTATGTTCAAAAAGAGGGTGTATACCTTTTCCAGCAAAATCTTTAACAGCATTATTAGCTTCAAAAGCTAAACCAGTAAGTTGTCCATTACTTTCTAATACCTCAACAGCAGTAGAATTAGAAGGGATTCCTCTAGAAGTTCCAAGAATTTTTACAGCTTCAGGATCTGTTGTTAAAAATTCAACTAAAGTAGCAGCTTCTTTTGGGTATTTTGTATTTTTCTTAATAGCAAAAGCCATAGAAACTTTATTGAATGCAGATTTATTTTCTCCAAATTCTGTTGGAAAGTCAGCTAAAACTAATTTTTGATTTCCTTCAAGAGCATCTTGCCATTTTTGAGCGGAACTATCCCATTCATATGTTCCTGCATATTTACCTTGAATCCAACTTGGATGTTGATCTAAAGGAATGAATCCAGCAGCAGCTCTAACTTTTAATGATGGTAGAGCGTTTTGTTCAACTAGATTATTGTAAAAATTAATAGCCTCAACGAGTTCTGCTTCTGTATAAGCAACTTTATTATTAACGATAAATGGCTTTCCAGTTTCTTGTTCTAATTTATAAAGCATAAGAAGAAGAGCTCCATAAGCATCAGTATCAAAAGCATAATAATCATTTCCTAATTTTTCTCTAATAATCTTAGCTGATGAAATCATTTCATTGAAGTTTTTAGGAATTGAAAGGCCGGCTTTAGCATACGTAGTTTCGTTTATATAAAATACCTTTCCAGTCATTCCAATTGGAATAGCATTTAACTTCCCATTAACAGAACACTGATTAAGTATATCAGAGTTATAATTATCAAGATTAATAGTGTCTGAAAGTTTATTTAAATCATAAAATCCATTTCCATCTTTTGAAAAAAGATCAATCCAGTTCCAGTTAATCTGCATAACATCAGGTGCAGTATTTCCAATTATTTGAGTGGTAACTTTTTCTTGCCACCCGCTCCATCCACCGTACTCTCCTTTAACTTTAATATTAGGATATTTTTCTTCAAAAAGTTTTAGTGCCTCTAATGTTTTTTTATGTCTATCGTCTCCACCCCACCAAGACATTTTTAAATTCACAACTTTAGAATTAGCTGAAGAAATTGTCGGATAGGACATCCCTACAACAACTGAACCTAGTAAAAGTAATTTTTTGAAATCCATAAAATATACCTCCCGTATTATAAAAAATTTTCTCATTGAAACTTGTTTATTAGTATGTTAACATTCTAGGATACAAGTTAAAATGTATTTACAATTAAAACATACCTTAAAAAAATAAAAAAGTCAAATTTTTATTATGTTTTTTTTAAATAAAAAGTTCTAAAATAGAATGAATCAATCGGAGGATTATCATGTTAAAAGAGAAAGTTGAAGGGTGGAGTTTAGAAAAAAAGGATGTGAAAAATTTGATATTATTAGCTAGCCCAATAATATTATCAAATTTTTTACAAAACTTATATAATCTCGCCGATTCATACTATATGGGAAAAGTAGGCGGAGTAGAATTAGCTACTTCATCTTTTACAAGTCCAATAACCCAGATGATAGTGGGAATAGGCAGTGGGTTTGCAGTAGGTGGAGGAGTAATAATAAGTCAGCTGGTAGGAAAAAAAGATAAGAAAGAAATCCTAAAAACAAATAGTCAACTATTGAGTATAAATATATTGGTATCTTTGTTTATAACAATATTATCATTTATTTTTTGTGAGAAAATATTGAAATTTTCAGGAGCTGATGGAGAGTTGTTGGAAAAAAGTAGTTTGTATATAAAATTTATTTTTTTAACGATTCCAATGACTTTTTTAGTATCAACATATATAACAATAAAAAATTCAAAAGGAAAAAGTATGAGTCCTTTATATTTAATAGCATTTTCAACTATTCTAAATATATTTTTAAATTCTTTATTTATAAATAAATTTAAATTAGGATTATATGGAATTGGATTTGCAACCTTAATAGCAAATGTAATATTAGGAGGGTACTGTACATATGAACTTTATTTAAAGCGAGAGATAAGTTTAGAATTTTTAAAAATTAAAAAAGATATTTTTTATAGAATATTGAAGTTAGGAATTCCATCATCGCTTACAACTATTACCAATTCATTAAGTTTTATAATAATAAATATTTTTGTTGTTAAATACGGAACAGAAGTTTTAGCAGCTTACGGTGTAGGAAACAGAATTAACAATATAATTTATGTATTAATAAATGGAATAGGAACAGCAGTAGCTATTTTAGTGGGACAGAATGTTGGAGCAAAAAATATAAAAAAAGCAAAAAATGTCCTAAGAACTGGAATTGTTTGCGGATTATTTGTAGGAATGGTATCAATGATTGTTGTATTTTTAATTTTAAATCCAGTTATAGATATATTTACTAAAGATATAGAAATAAAAAAACACTCAATAAATTATTTGAAAATTATGTTGATAAGTGTAATTCCTTGGGCTATATTTCAACCGTTAGCAGCAGTATTTCAAGGAACGGGACATACTAAATTTGGAATGTATTGTCATTTTGGAAGGGTTTGGATATTTAGGGTTCCTTTTATACTAATATTTGAAAACTTATTAGTTTTATATGAATTTTCAATATGGTATTCTATGTTGTTTAGTAATCTTTTTGCACTAGTGTTTTCGTTTGTTTTATATAAAAGAGTTGATTGGGAGAAAAAAGTATAAAACCTACCAAATTTAAGGTAGGTTTTATTTGTAATTTAAGATTTTAGGAAATAATCAGGATATTTTTCAATTAAATATCCAATTTTATTTTTAAAATTTGAAAGATGTTTATCAATCATTTCATCGACTTTGTTAATGTCGCCATCTCTAATTATATTAATAATATCTTTGTGTTGATCAAGTGTCGGAATTAAATTTGTTTTTTCAATAGCATCTAAAAACCTAACACGATCATAGTGAGTACTTAATGATTGAACAGCCTCCCAAACTCTTTCTTTTCCAACTTCTTTATAAATGATTCTATGAAAATCGTTATCTAAGAAAAAAAGTTCTGTATGATCCTCTTCAATTTGAGCAATTATATTTTGAAATTTTAAGTTTTTTTCAAGCTCTTTAATAGCTTGGTTTGAGAAATTTGTTGTAGCGAGTTTTAGAACTTCTCTTTCGACGATTTTTCTCATGAAAAAAGCCTCTTCAACTAATTTTAAATCAATTAGAGATACGAATGATCCCTTTTGTGGATAAACATCCATTAGTCTTTCTTCAGATAATTTAACGACAGATTCTCTAATAGGAGTCCTACTAACACCTAAAGTTTCACCGATATCAGATTCGCTTATCCCAGTTCCAGGTTTAATATTTAGAATCATTATATTTGTTTTTAAAACTCTATATATAAAATTTTTAGTATTCTCGCCAAATTGACGATTAACTTTTGATAAATTCAAAGTACACCTCCAACAGTTCTTTATATTCTATTTTTATTATACCAGAAATATTAAAATGTGCAAAATTTTAATATAGCAATATCAATAAAAATAATATTTTACTAACATTATAA
Coding sequences within it:
- a CDS encoding ABC transporter substrate-binding protein: MDFKKLLLLGSVVVGMSYPTISSANSKVVNLKMSWWGGDDRHKKTLEALKLFEEKYPNIKVKGEYGGWSGWQEKVTTQIIGNTAPDVMQINWNWIDLFSKDGNGFYDLNKLSDTINLDNYNSDILNQCSVNGKLNAIPIGMTGKVFYINETTYAKAGLSIPKNFNEMISSAKIIREKLGNDYYAFDTDAYGALLLMLYKLEQETGKPFIVNNKVAYTEAELVEAINFYNNLVEQNALPSLKVRAAAGFIPLDQHPSWIQGKYAGTYEWDSSAQKWQDALEGNQKLVLADFPTEFGENKSAFNKVSMAFAIKKNTKYPKEAATLVEFLTTDPEAVKILGTSRGIPSNSTAVEVLESNGQLTGLAFEANNAVKDFAGKGIHPLFEHKKLNTDLRGAIETFGYGQANAEQTAKSIISITNEFLSQNQ
- a CDS encoding ABC transporter substrate-binding protein, with amino-acid sequence MSYKKVFFLSLTALSIFTACNKDKENISSSTPSNQNITLRVSWWGGDDRHKKTIEALKLFEEKYPNIKIKSEYGGWQGWQEKITTQMAGDMAADLIQINWNWINIFSKNGDGFYNLNDLSTTLDLNQYDKNILEQCVINNKLNAIPYGVAGRVFLYNKTTYDKVGLPLPKSFQDIVTSTQIMKEKLGPDYFGFESDYYGALLLMLYKLEQETGKPFIVNNKVAYSQQELKNAADFYLNLVNTKTIPSLEDRAAAGNIQLDQHPSWIVGKFGGTYEWDSASLKWRDSLEEGQELVVGEYPKDFGLHKSGFSKVSMAFAINKNTKYPKETAELLNFLISDPEAVKILGVSRGIPANTSAVTTLKENNLLDSFILEANNKVIDFAGKGIHPLFEHKQLHVALKDIIDKLGYKQLSPEDASNQIINVTNEFLKENN
- a CDS encoding MATE family efflux transporter — its product is MLKEKVEGWSLEKKDVKNLILLASPIILSNFLQNLYNLADSYYMGKVGGVELATSSFTSPITQMIVGIGSGFAVGGGVIISQLVGKKDKKEILKTNSQLLSINILVSLFITILSFIFCEKILKFSGADGELLEKSSLYIKFIFLTIPMTFLVSTYITIKNSKGKSMSPLYLIAFSTILNIFLNSLFINKFKLGLYGIGFATLIANVILGGYCTYELYLKREISLEFLKIKKDIFYRILKLGIPSSLTTITNSLSFIIINIFVVKYGTEVLAAYGVGNRINNIIYVLINGIGTAVAILVGQNVGAKNIKKAKNVLRTGIVCGLFVGMVSMIVVFLILNPVIDIFTKDIEIKKHSINYLKIMLISVIPWAIFQPLAAVFQGTGHTKFGMYCHFGRVWIFRVPFILIFENLLVLYEFSIWYSMLFSNLFALVFSFVLYKRVDWEKKV
- a CDS encoding periplasmic pectate lyase, with translation MNKTFKLSLFLGLTTLALGKVDYTENDKARLETVKIFYKNIITNGQSKVNPTPLLADGINTITEKPVEWIYPNGEKVKISNFANQQNFLRTLVILSEVTGDSQYKNTALDTTNYFLDNFTDKNGLYYWGGHRFINLDTLKLEGPQDKNQVHELKNHFPYYEFLYEVNPINTKNYVTAFWNGHIEDWETLDMGRHGSYNKKLDTNIFKNNTPIDIVITENLPILPETKGLTFINAGSDLVYSAFILNSFENNPDMTNWAKTLLKQYELAKNPKTGAPVYQFSSPKKREWPPKSDSDTNSKYGDRAYRQFGPEFGDIAKEGNALFKGNAKAIIVDNALILTEIYKKTGDKELLNWSINTLKNFYKISFDYETGEIKPVWNDGTDLTNYTLIRDGYYGKKGSKLTKTKPATEEYAIALIRSYEVSKDIDLWNLARVMSDKTFSLGDIGTTNGQNIKLDFKTKNSSPYALLLMTDLYEITKNDSYLKMAKVIGDNIVNTKFKNGYFVEDARYLNSRIDSPEAFALVTLDATLKGKSNSIPKYISNGGYIHGEHIEGDSVYDKM
- a CDS encoding sugar phosphate isomerase/epimerase family protein is translated as MIKIGIRAHDMGKYSLIDFPKLLNTIKTLDGQCIQLALGKSFIDFNISKENLNSELSQYLKNNLENKDINLSVLGCYINMGNPDDNIRHQEIEKFKYHLDFSKNFPGCIVGTETGCLTTDYTYTPLNDTQEAFDIFLDTLKKIVKHAEKTQTLVAIEGVSKDIISTPEKMNLALKTIVSNHLKVIFDPVNFLNITNFHNQKEIIEKSFELFADKIAIIHLKDFKVENNIFKIVPIGQGNFDIDTLMKCIKKYNLKIDILLENSNIESAKKCIHFVKNSYKNS
- a CDS encoding GntR family transcriptional regulator codes for the protein MNLSKVNRQFGENTKNFIYRVLKTNIMILNIKPGTGISESDIGETLGVSRTPIRESVVKLSEERLMDVYPQKGSFVSLIDLKLVEEAFFMRKIVEREVLKLATTNFSNQAIKELEKNLKFQNIIAQIEEDHTELFFLDNDFHRIIYKEVGKERVWEAVQSLSTHYDRVRFLDAIEKTNLIPTLDQHKDIINIIRDGDINKVDEMIDKHLSNFKNKIGYLIEKYPDYFLKS